A region from the Branchiostoma lanceolatum isolate klBraLanc5 chromosome 2, klBraLanc5.hap2, whole genome shotgun sequence genome encodes:
- the LOC136427839 gene encoding von Willebrand factor-like has translation MTCHFALVLALALLVGWAHPAKSMPAEDQQLDELPQQMEGLLEEIEELIDEEDKGRADELEKQSYMDEFDAENNGASMGEYQKDNELWVDENHERGISVNLDQEPWVDGVDEDTLEEWREGYRTEHAQEIHAEKQLEEVRSTECVFPWTYKGKSYVSCSHAGWSYAWCSKTSNYVSGSGWKKCDRDELKLHSPGAKCIFPFTYRGKTYDKCTSYYAKYPWCSLLPALGAEKLGIGWRYCDNVDLSQQSPPTPSECVFPWTYKGKSYVSCSHAGWSYAWCSKTSNYVSGSGWKKCDRDELKLHSPGANCIFPFTYRGKTYDKCTSYYAKYPWCSLLPALGAEKLGIGWRYCDNDDLNPQPSQPHPCLGQLTCPSQKPGTCVAWGDPHYITFDNRRHDFQGTCKYTLVRHADFRVAVRNIHLGWNRRVAYCDHVEVIVHGYKIEILSGSEVLVNGYRRSLPACLNQKVAISISGLNVLVQTSHCFSLTFGSRRVEIRVPDSYKGQLSGMCGNYNGQPNDDNLMPDGQVASTSLLYGNSWIALHDHTCPDTRPQDNFDSKDISSGDRQKYLHPTKCGLLTAPNGPFRSCHATLSPSQYVETCVFDMAAAQGDQDMLCKNLQAYADACVSAGGKPGQWRRSGFCEVPCQPHSHYSQCATACPRTCADSGTGPRPCTKNCVESCVCDNGYVLSGTKCVPLNSCGCSKDGNLYEKNEVWKSGNEICKCLPTRRIKCDRPTECKSPLDLFLLLDGSGSVKTENFEKVKQFCVDVVSSFDVSSTATRVGLVQYSDGKNLVFNLGDKADKASTVSAIQSVAYQKGGTKTGAAMQFVRQKAAWRGGNVPKVLIVLTDGESYDSVTAAAQNLAADGVKVYAIGVGGFDHKELLQIANNDQDNVIELTDFNALATKIDEIATAVCTYPSEGTSWNPIEGSLSFVSIGFCGVWGVNTAGEVLYRVGTYGNEKAPGTAWLKVSGNVKLVKISSGKGIVWGITAKYRVYVRIGITAQRPQGTGWTEIRGIGLKSVCVSGYYVWGVTTTGKVYYRTGVTAGKLTGTRWTMLRGTAIRGLSYVSIGYAGLWGVTSSGAIWYRSGTYGGKGSAGTRWVQVTGSLVSISVGYNVVWGVSAIGQVFIRIGITAQTPLGTAWRMVGGSLTQIYVSSPSNRVWGCGPSYHIYIRVGITWRPPAPPPSPEITCHSKADIHFLVDGSKSVKTRNFPSVRQFILKLAAGFEIGPNKARIGVYQFAKDMRTEFKMNQYNDRGAVLNAIKKIEFMNKGQTRTGSSLKAVYNEFTKANGARDDATKVIILLTDGKATDQVRAPAQYVKNKGARVFAVGVAKYKMDELKLMASKDDYVATAKDFGDLDRIRDTVLKGVCNAEKGKRNIGAEVENGLQYLKRTAVELMDELEGQKNLGLETLQTETGERAVMHLREILDSMSELTTDAIEQGEEAAQEVSLVLNVIDQKLQEVRDLPDIRDELEDVQDLPEPDGLEDVRDLPEPDGLEDVQDLPEPDGLEDVQDLPEPDGLEDVQDLPEPDGLEDVQDLPEPDGLEDVRDLPEPDGLEDVRDLPEPDGLEEAEELEEVLEEFEEKIGG, from the exons CTGAGAAACAATTGGAGGAAGTACGGAGTACTG AGTGCGTTTTCCCATGGACGTACAAAGGGAAATCGTACGTGTCCTGTAGCCATGCTGGATGGAGCTATGCCTGGTGTTCCAAAACTTCGAACTACGTCAGTGGCTCCGGTTGGAAAAAGTGTGACAGAG ATGAGCTCAAATTGCATTCCCCCGGAGCAA AGTGCATTTTCCCTTTCACTTATCGGGGAAAAACGTACGACAAATGTACGTCCTACTACGCAAAATACCCGTGGTGTTCCCTTCTACCAGCCCTCGGTGCTGAAAAACTTGGCATTGGATGGAGATACTGTGACAATG TTGATTTGAGTCAACAATCTCCACCGACACCTTCAG AGTGCGTTTTCCCATGGACGTACAAAGGGAAATCGTACGTGTCCTGTAGCCATGCTGGATGGAGCTATGCCTGGTGTTCCAAAACTTCGAACTACGTCAGTGGCTCCGGTTGGAAAAAGTGTGACAGAG atgaGCTCAAATTGCATTCCCCCGGAGCAA ATTGCATTTTCCCTTTCACTTATCGGGGAAAAACGTACGACAAATGTACGTCCTACTACGCAAAATACCCGTGGTGTTCCCTTCTACCAGCCCTCGGTGCTGAAAAACTTGGCATTGGATGGAGATACTGTGACAATG ATGATTTGAACCCACAACCTTCAC AACCACATCCATGTCTGGGTCAACTGACGTGCCCGTCACAAAAAC CGGGCACTTGCGTGGCATGGGGCGATCCTCACTACATCACGTTCGACAATCGTCGTCACGACTTCCAAGGGACGTGCAAGTACACCCTGGTGCGTCACGCCGACTTCAGGGTGGCCGTCCGTAACATTCACCTCGGCTGGAACCGACGCGTGGCGTACTGCGACCACGTCGAGGTGATCGTGCACGGGTACAAGATTGAGATTCTCAGCGGAAGCGAAGTTCTT GTGAATGGATACCGCCGAAGCCTTCCCGCTTGCCTGAACCAAAAGGTCGCCATCTCCATCAGCGGCTTGAACGTTCTGGTCCAGACAAGCCACTGCTTTTCACTGACGTTTGGGAGCCGGCGTGTTGAGATCAGAGTTCCAGACTCATACAAAGGACAG CTGAGCGGAATGTGCGGAAACTATAACGGCCAACCGAACGACGACAACCTCATGCCGGACGGACAGGTCGCCTCTACCTCCCTTCTGTACGGCAACAGTTGGATCGCTCTTCACGACCACAC TTGCCCGGACACAAGACCGCAGGACAATTTTGACTCCAAGGATATCAGCTCGGGTGATCGGCAAAAGTACCTGCATCCGACCAAGTGCGGGCTCCTCACAGCTCCAAACGGACCGTTTCGC AGTTGCCACGCTACTCTCAGTCCGTCGCAGTACGTCGAGACGTGCGTGTTCGACATGGCGGCGGCCCAGGGCGACCAGGACATGCTGTGTAAGAACTTGCAGGCCTACGCTGACGCATGCGTATCAGCAGGAGGAAAACCAGGGCAGTGGAGGAGGAGTGGTTTCTGTG AGGTACCGTGTCAGCCTCACAGTCACTACTCCCAATGCGCCACTGCCTGCCCTCGCACATGCGCAGACTCCGGAACCGGTCCGAGGCCCTGTACGAAAAACTGTGTGGAGTCCTGTGTCTGTGATAACGGTTACGTGCTCAGTGGCACCAAATGCGTACCATTAAACAGCTGTGGGTGCTCTAAGGACGGAAACCTTTATGAG aaaAATGAAGTTTGGAAATCAGGAAACGAGATATGTAAATGTCTGCCAACCAGGCGTATCAAGTGCGACCGTCCGACAG AATGTAAGTCGCCACTGGACCTATTCCTACTTCTGGATGGATCTGGCAGCGTGAAAACTGAAAACTTCGAGAAGGTGAAACAGTTTTGTGTCGATGTGGTCAGCAGCTTCGACGTTAGCTCGACTGCCACCAGGGTTGGTCTAGTACAGTACTCAGACGGGAAAAA CCTGGTGTTTAACCTGGGAGACAAAGCGGACAAGGCGTCCACCGTGAGCGCCATACAGAGCGTCGCCTACCAGAAAGGCGGCACGAAGACCGGGGCTGCTATGCAGTTCGTCCGTCAGAAAGCAGCATGGAGGGGAGGTAATGTCCCGAAG GTTTTAATCGTGCTGACAGACGGAGAGTCCTATGATTCCGTGACGGCGGCAGCTCAGAACCTGGCCGCCGACGGAGTGAAAGTGTACGCCATCGGAGTGGGAGGCTTCGATCATAAGGAACTCCTGCAGATTGCCAACAATGACCAGGACAACGTGATCGAGTTGACCGACTTCAATGCCCTGGCCACGAAGATTGACGAGATTGCCACAGCTGTCTGCACATATCCGTCAGAAG gAACGAGCTGGAACCCGATAGAAGGGTCGTTGTCGTTCGTTTCAATCGGATTTTGTGGCGTTTGGGGCGTGAACACGGCCGGAGAGGTCCTCTACCGAGTTGGCACGTACGGCAATGAGAAAGCTCCCGGGACGGCCTGGCTTAAAGTGTCCGGGAACGTCAAGCTTGTAAAGATCAGTTCTGGCAAGGGCATCGTGTGGGGAATCACCGCCAAGTACAGGGTTTATGTCCGAATCG GTATCACAGCACAGCGTCCGCAGGGCACGGGCTGGACAGAGATCAGAGGAATAGGCTTGAAGTCCGTGTGCGTGTCAGGGTACTACGTCTGGGGCGTGACAACCACCGGCAAAGTCTATTACAGGACCGGGGTAACCGCAGGAAAACTAACGG GTACGCGGTGGACGATGCTGAGAGGAACGGCCATACGTGGTCTATCGTACGTATCAATCGGATACGCCGGTCTGTGGGGAGTGACCTCTAGCGGTGCGATCTGGTACCGCAGCGGTACGTACGGAGGAAAGGGGTCGGCTGGGACACGCTGGGTCCAAGTCACGGGCTCCCTGGTCAGCATCAGTGTTGGATACAACGTGGTGTGGGGAGTGAGCGCCATTGGACAAGTGTTCATTCGAATCG GAATAACTGCACAGACGCCTCTTGGAACAGCCTGGCGAATGGTTGGAGGAAGCCTTACTCAGATCTACGTCAGTTCGCCGTCCAATCGCGTGTGGGGATGTGGACCGAGCTATCACATCTACATCCGTGTAGGAATTACATGGAGACCGCCGGCTCCCCCGCCCTCACCTG AGATCACCTGTCACTCAAAGGCAGACATCCATTTCTTAGTGGATGGATCCAAGAGTGTCAAGACACGTAACTTCCCTTCAGTGCGGCAGTTCATCCTTAAGCTAGCAGCAGGGTTTGAAATAGGACCCAACAAGGCCAGAATTGGCGTCTACCAGTTCGCTAAAGACATGAGAACGGAATTCAAGATGAACCAATACAATGACAGAGGG GCCGTGTTGAATGCTATCAAGAAGATTGAGTTCATGAATAAAGGGCAAACCCGGACTGGATCTTCTCTAAAGGCGGTTTACAATGAGTTCACTAAGGCTAATGGTGCACGTGACGATGCGACAAAG GTTATCATCTTACTGACGGACGGGAAGGCAACCGACCAAGTGAGAGCGCCTGCGCAGTACGTCAAAAACAAGGGTGCCCGCGTATTCGCTGTGGGCGTGgccaaatacaaaatggatgaACTTAAA CTCATGGCGTCGAAGGACGACTACGTGGCTACTGCTAAAGATTTTGGCGACTTGGACCGGATCAGAGATACAGTGCTGAAAGGCGTCTGTAACG CTGAAAAGGGCAAACGTAACATTGGAGCCGAGGTCGAGAACGGACTGCAATACCTGAAGCGCACTGCAGTGGAACTGATGGACGAACTGGAAGGTCAAAAGAACCTGGGCCTGGAAACACTACAGACGGAAACTGGAGAGAGAGCTGTTATGCATCTAAGAGAG ATATTAGATTCCATGTCCGAACTGACGACCGATGCCATCGAGCAGGGTGAAGAAGCCGCCCAGGAGGTATCACTCGTCCTCAACGTGATCGACCAAAAGCTGCAGGAAGTCCGGGACCTGCCGGACATCCGGGACGAGCTGGAGGACGTCCAGGACCTTCCGGAACCTGACGGACTGGAGGACGTCCGCGACCTTCCGGAGCCTGACGGGCTGGAGGACGTCCAGGACCTTCCGGAACCTGACGGGCTGGAGGACGTCCAGGACCTTCCGGAGCCTGACGGGCTGGAGGATGTCCAGGACCTTCCGGAACCTGACGGGCTGGAGGATGTCCAGGACCTTCCGGAGCCTGACGGGCTGGAGGACGTCCGCGACCTTCCGGAGCCTGACGGGCTGGAGGACGTCCGCGACCTTCCGGAGC CTGACGGGCTGGAGGAAGCTGAAGAGCTGGAGGAAGTACTGGAGGAGTTTGAGGAGAAGATTGGTGGATGA